A single Hylaeus volcanicus isolate JK05 unplaced genomic scaffold, UHH_iyHylVolc1.0_haploid 12221, whole genome shotgun sequence DNA region contains:
- the LOC128883278 gene encoding uncharacterized protein LOC128883278 isoform X2, with amino-acid sequence MAILLFNFSFYLSPCITIYFIFLIYLMTSSQALTLTNWKFKQEKGSASWQSFLQNPLNEEINYAWSSHALEEVYNKALGTRQRIVGTINSAIEIFSALLYDRHLLQEQKIMRLQRIAQLTHQNQKKRISDVLIEDQEHLTSFYNRWAQYLDVASNVQQPSWMCRLLKNDKKEHHSITQQNKFLISEKEKKPTSVLLLVGRHFTIGFISAQINFPDIEETKSGCAGFVFKFQNEKDYGFLTLCNNSSSYTRENAASDVQMVFGRMNHGICGILKTQDIKKTLVKKSMNVLLEFSHTTARVYLEKEVVAKFHFLTPWVDEGSVGLHSVSSSVTFYNIIIGPYIFSEFENEIMPLEEDDTLVKSVKTHEWSADKYRIFLAQDNLHPHGGLQQTTNEKMEKEQLHKNDTMCYDFVKARFDINDWNVSQTSSWKLIDGPNPSINRFISEAPSNNENDDSLLLKTMNCAQASISVNILMGPGSAAGITFHYVDPLNRWMCILDNGFGLLKLIHIDQGDLKIVGLVSVPTLNAFQTQFLELRNSRDTNRVVYEIWLNNKRLILHSFNSNQSETHFNEASVQKINGLGLVIGKDDWKERSVSYQMVGTIVLCVVKWFERMSCVLLKGWREGVFYY; translated from the exons atggcgatacttttatttaatttttctttttatctttccCCATGTATTacgatatatttcatttttcttatataccTTATGACATCAAGTCAAGCATTAACATTGACAAACTGGAaatttaaacaagaaaaaggCAGTGCGTCATGGCAATCTTTTTTGCAAAATCCATTGAACGAGGAGATAAACTACGCCTGGTCTTCACAC gCTTTAGAAGAAGTG TATAATAAGGCTCTGGGGACTCGTCAAAGAATTGTCGGAACTATCAATTCTGCAATTGAGATTTTTTCTGCATTGCTTTATGATAGG CATCTCCTTCAAGAACAGAAAATCATGAGATTACAACGCATCGCACAATTAACACATCA AAATCagaagaaacgaatttccGATGTTTTAATCGAAGATCAAGAACATTTGACTTCTTTCTACAATCGTTGGGCTCAATATCTGGACGTAGCGTCCAATGTTCAACAACCTAGTTGGATGTGTAG ACTTTtgaaaaacgataaaaaagaaCATCATAGTATTACACAACAGAATAAGTTTCTTATATCCGAAAAAGAG aaaaaaccGACTTCTGTTCTCTTATTGGTTGGAAGACATTTCac aatcggtTTTATTTCTGCgcaaatcaattttcctgATATTGAAGAGACTAAATCGGGTTGTGCTGGG tttgtttttaaatttcaaaatgagAAAG attatGGATTTTTAACACTGTGCAATAATTCCTCTTCGTATACTAGAGAAAACGCCGCATCAGATGTTCAAATGGTTTTCGGACGAATGAACCATGGTATTTGTGGCATACTTAAGACGCAAGATATTAAGAAAACCCTAGTTAAAAA ATCGATGAACGTTCTTTTGGAGTTTTCACATACCACAGctag AGTCTATTTAGAGAAAGAAGTCGTagcaaagtttcattttctgaCACCATGGGTCGATGAAG GAAGTGTAGGATTGCATAGTGTCTCTTCTTCTGTgactttttataatataataattggtccatatatattttcggaattcgaaaatgaaataatgccACTAGAGGAAGATGACACTCTGGTCAAG TCTGTTAAAACACATGAATGGAGTGCtgataaatatcgaatttttctaGCACAAGACAATTTACACCCGCATGGAGGATTGCAACAaacaacgaatgaaaaaatggagaaagAACAGCTACATAAAAACGATACAATGTGCTACGATTTTGTTAAAGCACGTTTCGACATTAA TGATTGGAATGTGTCACAAACGTCTTCCTGGAAATTGATAGATGGTCCAAATCCAAGCATAAATCGCTTTATTTCAGAGGCACCATCTAATAATGAGAATGATGACTCTTTGCTTTTAAAA acaATGAATTGTGCTCAAGCGAGCATTTCGGTTAATATTTTGATGGGACCCGGATCAGCAGCTGGTATAACATTTCACTACGTTGATCCACTGAATCGCTGGATG TGTATTTTAGATAATGGTTTTggattattgaaattaattcatattgATCAG GGTGACCTTAAAATCGTTGGTTTGGTGTCTGTACCTACCTTAAATGCGTTTCAAACACAATTTCTTGAATTACGTAACTCTCGAGACACTAACCGTGTAGTGTATGAG ATTTGGTTAAACAATAAGCGTTTGATACTGCATTCTTTCAATTCTAATCAAAGTGAAACGCACT TTAATGAAGCGTCagttcaaaaaataaatggtcTAGGACTTGTTATTGGAAAAG ATGATTGGAAGGAACGTTCTGTAAGTTATCAAATGGTTGGAACGATCGTGCTGTGTGTTGTCAAATGGTTTGAGCGAATGTCCTGTGTGTTATTAAAGGGTTGGAGAGAAGGAGTTTTCTATTATTAA
- the LOC128883278 gene encoding uncharacterized protein LOC128883278 isoform X7 yields the protein MRLQRIAQLTHQNQKKRISDVLIEDQEHLTSFYNRWAQYLDVASNVQQPSWMCRLLKNDKKEHHSITQQNKFLISEKEKKPTSVLLLVGRHFTIGFISAQINFPDIEETKSGCAGFVFKFQNEKDYGFLTLCNNSSSYTRENAASDVQMVFGRMNHGICGILKTQDIKKTLVKKSMNVLLEFSHTTARVYLEKEVVAKFHFLTPWVDEGSVGLHSVSSSVTFYNIIIGPYIFSEFENEIMPLEEDDTLVKSVKTHEWSADKYRIFLAQDNLHPHGGLQQTTNEKMEKEQLHKNDTMCYDFVKARFDINDWNVSQTSSWKLIDGPNPSINRFISEAPSNNENDDSLLLKTMNCAQASISVNILMGPGSAAGITFHYVDPLNRWMCILDNGFGLLKLIHIDQGDLKIVGLVSVPTLNAFQTQFLELRNSRDTNRVVYEIWLNNKRLILHSFNSNQSETHFNEASVQKINGLGLVIGKDDWKERSVSYQMVGTIVLCVVKWFERMSCVLLKGWREGVFYY from the exons ATGAGATTACAACGCATCGCACAATTAACACATCA AAATCagaagaaacgaatttccGATGTTTTAATCGAAGATCAAGAACATTTGACTTCTTTCTACAATCGTTGGGCTCAATATCTGGACGTAGCGTCCAATGTTCAACAACCTAGTTGGATGTGTAG ACTTTtgaaaaacgataaaaaagaaCATCATAGTATTACACAACAGAATAAGTTTCTTATATCCGAAAAAGAG aaaaaaccGACTTCTGTTCTCTTATTGGTTGGAAGACATTTCac aatcggtTTTATTTCTGCgcaaatcaattttcctgATATTGAAGAGACTAAATCGGGTTGTGCTGGG tttgtttttaaatttcaaaatgagAAAG attatGGATTTTTAACACTGTGCAATAATTCCTCTTCGTATACTAGAGAAAACGCCGCATCAGATGTTCAAATGGTTTTCGGACGAATGAACCATGGTATTTGTGGCATACTTAAGACGCAAGATATTAAGAAAACCCTAGTTAAAAA ATCGATGAACGTTCTTTTGGAGTTTTCACATACCACAGctag AGTCTATTTAGAGAAAGAAGTCGTagcaaagtttcattttctgaCACCATGGGTCGATGAAG GAAGTGTAGGATTGCATAGTGTCTCTTCTTCTGTgactttttataatataataattggtccatatatattttcggaattcgaaaatgaaataatgccACTAGAGGAAGATGACACTCTGGTCAAG TCTGTTAAAACACATGAATGGAGTGCtgataaatatcgaatttttctaGCACAAGACAATTTACACCCGCATGGAGGATTGCAACAaacaacgaatgaaaaaatggagaaagAACAGCTACATAAAAACGATACAATGTGCTACGATTTTGTTAAAGCACGTTTCGACATTAA TGATTGGAATGTGTCACAAACGTCTTCCTGGAAATTGATAGATGGTCCAAATCCAAGCATAAATCGCTTTATTTCAGAGGCACCATCTAATAATGAGAATGATGACTCTTTGCTTTTAAAA acaATGAATTGTGCTCAAGCGAGCATTTCGGTTAATATTTTGATGGGACCCGGATCAGCAGCTGGTATAACATTTCACTACGTTGATCCACTGAATCGCTGGATG TGTATTTTAGATAATGGTTTTggattattgaaattaattcatattgATCAG GGTGACCTTAAAATCGTTGGTTTGGTGTCTGTACCTACCTTAAATGCGTTTCAAACACAATTTCTTGAATTACGTAACTCTCGAGACACTAACCGTGTAGTGTATGAG ATTTGGTTAAACAATAAGCGTTTGATACTGCATTCTTTCAATTCTAATCAAAGTGAAACGCACT TTAATGAAGCGTCagttcaaaaaataaatggtcTAGGACTTGTTATTGGAAAAG ATGATTGGAAGGAACGTTCTGTAAGTTATCAAATGGTTGGAACGATCGTGCTGTGTGTTGTCAAATGGTTTGAGCGAATGTCCTGTGTGTTATTAAAGGGTTGGAGAGAAGGAGTTTTCTATTATTAA